The Vibrio tritonius genomic sequence CGAAGCCAGCCACGGGCACAACTTCAACACGAGTGATTGTAGGGTATTGAGAACTCATGAACTTTCCTTATCCGTACTAGGCATCAAATTGTTTTGATAGGTTAAGACGTTCGATTTTTCCAACGATGACTAAGTAAGCAAATACTGCGATGAGCGCGTGCACGCCAACATAGACTAATGCACCATTAAATGAACCAGTCGCAGCGATGATATAGCCGATAGCGATGGGGGTTACGATGCCAGACAGGTTACCCACGGTATTGAAGATACCGCCGCTTAGCCCTGCCACTTCTTTTGGCGCAGTATCAGACATCACTGCCCAACCTAAGGCGCCAACACCTTTGCCGAAGAAGGCTAAAGCCATAAAGGCAACCACGAGCCATTCTGTATCGATGTAGTTACACGCTACCATTGACGTTGAAAGTAGCATCCCACCAATAATTGGGATCTTACGTGACCACGTTAAAGACACGCCGCGCGACAGTAAGAAGTCGGAAATGACCCCTCCAGAAATGCCGCCTAAGAAACCGCATATAGCCGGAATGGCTGCGATAAAACCAGCTTCCAGAATCGACATATGGCGAGCTTGGACTAGATAAACAGGGAACCAAGTAATAAAGAAGTACGTTAATGCATTGATACAGTACTGACCAAGATAAATACCTAACATCATTCGTGAAGCAAGTAGGTCTTTAATGGCCGCTTTTTTTGAAATGACTGGCGCTGAGGTTGTTTTTTTACCTTTGGTGTCGGTTTCTTCGGGGGCATCAAGATTGGTTAATGCACCGCCGGCTTCCATGTATTCCAATTCTTGTTGGGACAAGGTTGGGTGACGTTTTGGTGGGTAAATCACTTTTTGCCATAGCACTGCTGCGACAAAACCAACACCACCCATAAAGAAGAAGACGTGAGTCCAACCTACAGCGTGGGTTAACCAGCCCATGATAGGCGCAAAAATAACTGTTGCGAAATATTGTGCTGAGTTAAAAATGGCCGATGCGGTGCCCCTTTCTTGTGCTGGGAACCAAGCTGCGACGATACGACTGTTGCCCGGGAATGCAGGAGATTCGCATAGCCCAACCAAAAAGCGCAAAAGAAACAGTACAGCAACGACCGAGCCGCCTGGGAATATGTCAATAAACCCTTGTACAAACGTAAACAGAGACCAAGTGATAATAGAGCAGAGGTAAACGCGTTTTGAGCCAAAGCGGTCAAGCAATAAGCCGCCTGGTATTTGACCGATGACGTAGGCCCAAGAGAATCCAGAAAAGATGTAGCCCATCGCGATAGAGTCTAATCCCAAGGCTTGTGACATGGGCGAGCCCACGATGGATAAGGTGGCCCGATCACCATAGTTTACCGAGGTGATCAGGAATAGCATGGCTACTATCCAATAACGAGTGTGCGTTGACTGTTTAGTCGCGGACACAGTTCTATCTTTGAGTTGTTCCATAGGGGTGTGCCTCATGTTATTGATTTTATGAGTTTTTTATTTTTGTGTAGATAGTGTTTATTGTGAATTGCTTAGCAATGGATTGCATTGGACTGCAGACCAAAGATGCTTGTGTTTGTGAGTGGGTTTATTTGTAAGAAGTACAAATGGCGTTCCATGGCTCACATAAATAGGTTAATAATTGAACAGGGTCACATTTGGTTACAGCGAGCTATTAAAAAGTAGGTACTGAATAAGGTGGAATTGAATGGGAGTTACCACACTTTGGTGATGATTAGGGGGATTAGTGAATGAATTCAGAGGGTAAGATATTGGTAATGTGAGCTAGCTTCATTTATGAACTGTAGAATATGATGTCGCCATGTTGATTATCTAAGGGAAATATGAGTAACTATTACTCATTGTTTAGTAAGGATATTTGATGTTTCATCACGGGTGAACGATAAAAATTGCTCATTTTTATTACGGAACTCGATATGGCATTAACATCGATTGTTTTTCTTACCACCAATATTAGACAGCTACGTTTATATACATAAATTCATTAATTAACCAGAGAAATTAGCGAGTTTTTTCGTTAGCTATCGACTCGTTTGGGTTAAGTTGGGTGGTGTTACATGCTGGTGGTATTGATGCGCTGCAACAGCTTGGCTGCGTGTCATTTGGATGACATCCATAAACAATAAGCTGGCAAAGTTTTTTATTGGGTTAATGCCCTGATAAAGTGAGGCGAAATGGATTTAGCGTCAAATTTTGTAATGATGGCTCGTTACAATCAACGAATGAATGTGCAGTTATTAGCGGCCTGTCGCCATCTTTCTAGTGCGCAGTTACAACGTAATACGCGTTCGTATTTTGTGAGTGTGTTGGATTATTGGAATCACTTACTTCAGTCTGATATCACTATGCTAAATTGTTTGGTGCAGCATCAACTGGTTATCAGTGAAAAGGATCTGCAAGGGGTAACGTTTGACTGGGATGATCAGCGGTTTCTTGATGATCTTAATGCCATTATTGAGAAACGAGAAGAAGTTGACCATTTGATTGTCAATATGACGCACCATCTTTCCAACGATTTGTGTCATCAGAGAGTGCATTATGTTGGTGAAGATGCTGTAGAAATGGACATGGACCTCAATGCGTTTTTGTTACATCTATTTAATCATCAAACTCATCATCGAGGGCAATTAGCCTGTATTTTAAGTCAATTCGGTCTTGATGTTGGGGTGACTGATTTGCCCCATGTGGTACCAGAATTGCTCGAACGTACCCCTTCTAATTAAACAAATCTGAGCCATGTTAAGATGCTCGTTGATGAAGCTTCAAATTCTACATTTTGAGGTCATTTGGATATCAATAATACCCATATTAGCCATTTC encodes the following:
- a CDS encoding DinB family protein, yielding MDLASNFVMMARYNQRMNVQLLAACRHLSSAQLQRNTRSYFVSVLDYWNHLLQSDITMLNCLVQHQLVISEKDLQGVTFDWDDQRFLDDLNAIIEKREEVDHLIVNMTHHLSNDLCHQRVHYVGEDAVEMDMDLNAFLLHLFNHQTHHRGQLACILSQFGLDVGVTDLPHVVPELLERTPSN
- a CDS encoding MFS transporter, producing the protein MEQLKDRTVSATKQSTHTRYWIVAMLFLITSVNYGDRATLSIVGSPMSQALGLDSIAMGYIFSGFSWAYVIGQIPGGLLLDRFGSKRVYLCSIITWSLFTFVQGFIDIFPGGSVVAVLFLLRFLVGLCESPAFPGNSRIVAAWFPAQERGTASAIFNSAQYFATVIFAPIMGWLTHAVGWTHVFFFMGGVGFVAAVLWQKVIYPPKRHPTLSQQELEYMEAGGALTNLDAPEETDTKGKKTTSAPVISKKAAIKDLLASRMMLGIYLGQYCINALTYFFITWFPVYLVQARHMSILEAGFIAAIPAICGFLGGISGGVISDFLLSRGVSLTWSRKIPIIGGMLLSTSMVACNYIDTEWLVVAFMALAFFGKGVGALGWAVMSDTAPKEVAGLSGGIFNTVGNLSGIVTPIAIGYIIAATGSFNGALVYVGVHALIAVFAYLVIVGKIERLNLSKQFDA